AGGCGCTGGACCGAGCCGGGTTCGAAGGACTGGAGAATGGTCGGGGAGTTCCTGCGGTCCCGGCCGTACCGGCGCAGCAGCCGGGCGAGGGGCTCCTCCAGACCGAGGCCGAGCTTCCGGAAGTAGGTGGGGTGCTTGGTCTCGACGTACAGCCAGACGGGCGCACCGCGCTTGCGGCCCTCCTTCTCGGCCCAGCGCAGGACCTCCTCGAAGGTGGGAACCGCCCACCGGCCGTTGTAGAGGGTGCTGTCCGGGCGGTTGCCCGGGATGCGCTCCGTGGCCCGCAGGGTCTTGAGCTCGGCGAGGGTGAAGTCCTCGGTGAACCAGCCGGTGTAGGAGACGCCGTCGATGCTCTTGGTGGTCTTGCGGCCGGCGAACTCGGGGTGGTCGGCGACGTCGGTGGTGCCGGTGATGTCGTTCTCGTGACGGCAGACGAGATGGCCGTCCTTGGTCGGCACGAGGTCCTGCTCGACGATGTGCGCGCCCATGTCGAGGGCCAGCTGGTAGGAGCCGAGGGTGTGCTCGGGGCGGTAGCCGCTGGCCCCGCGGTGGCCGATCACCGTGGGTACGGGCAGATCGCGCAGCGACCGACCGCCTGTGCCGTGGCCGCGGCCCCGCTCGGCGGCCTGGGCGGCGGCGGGCAGGCCGAGGGCCGCGGTGCCGAGGACCGCGGCGCCCAGAAGGGTCCGCCGGCCGGGGGTCTTCCGCGCACGCTCCATCATGAATGCTCCTCGTTTGGTATGTCCGGGACCGGTCGAGCGAGGCCCGATCGTAGGCTGGGAGACGTACGGGAGGACGGACCTTCGGCCAACGTGGCGGAAACACATGTCAACACCGCGGATCCGCTCCGTGAACCCGATGTGCGATCAGCGCATACCCGCGAGTATCGTCCTCACCTGCACCGACCATCATCCGTCGGCACCGGCCACCGCCCG
This sequence is a window from Streptomyces parvus. Protein-coding genes within it:
- a CDS encoding glycerophosphodiester phosphodiesterase — translated: MMERARKTPGRRTLLGAAVLGTAALGLPAAAQAAERGRGHGTGGRSLRDLPVPTVIGHRGASGYRPEHTLGSYQLALDMGAHIVEQDLVPTKDGHLVCRHENDITGTTDVADHPEFAGRKTTKSIDGVSYTGWFTEDFTLAELKTLRATERIPGNRPDSTLYNGRWAVPTFEEVLRWAEKEGRKRGAPVWLYVETKHPTYFRKLGLGLEEPLARLLRRYGRDRRNSPTILQSFEPGSVQRLARLVDTPRIVLLSGPRERPWDFVESGDPRTVADLVKPAGLQWMASFAQGIGPTLDLIIPKDASGRLTTPTTLVRDAHAKGLLLHPYTLRNENSFLPADFRRGTDPNAYGDVFGAYAAYFATGIDGIFADHPDTALLAAADRAGR